The sequence TTTTATCAAAAATATATTTCCATACTTCTGCCAAAAAGCTGTCGCTACTATCCGACTTGCTCACAATACGCCATTTGGGAATTTCAAACAAATAGCTTTTTCTCTGCTTTTTTTGCAACATTTATGCGAATTTTAAGATGCAATCAACTTTTCAAAGGCGGTATCAACTACCCAATCATCCGCAAAAAATTTAACTCATGTTTTATATTTCAAAAAAGCGATACCAAAAATGTAAATTTCTGGTTTATCCCTTGCCAAAATAGTAAATTTTATGTCGTAAAAGTATTAGATAAATTAAAGGAAAAAAATTAAATGGAACAGATGTCTATGCAAAAAAGGTTGCTTCTTGCAGCACTTTTGTCAATCGTATTTTTCATAGTATATGACTTTTTTATGCCAAAAAGAGCTCCACTAGAGCAAAACCAGACAACGATCTCTCAAACAATGGATCAAAGCAAAGCCCCAGCCTCTACTAACGATACTCCAAAATCAAATGAAAATTTAGCTTCAAACGAGATAATCGCTACCATCAAAGGTCAAAGCTACGAAGCAAAGATAGATAAGCTAGGTAGGATTGCGAAATTTTATCTCACCGAAGATAAGTATAAAACAGAAGATGGCAACAAAATCGAGCTTGTTTCGCAAAATCCACTGCCGCTTGAGCTTAGATTTAACGATAGCGCTTTAAATACTGATGCTTTTAAGGTTGCATATAGCAGTGACGCTAGCGAAATAGATGCTAGCAGCGAGCCTAAAACTATAAAACTCACTCAAAATTTAGATGGTGTTACAGTCACAAAAAATATCAAATTTTACCCAAATGGTCGTTACGAGGTTGAAGTAAATTTAAGCAAAAGTGTTGATTATTTCATCACTCCTGGCTTTAGACCAAATATCGCGATAGATAGCTACACGGTTCATGGCGTCATGCTTAGAAATACAGACGATAGC is a genomic window of Campylobacter concisus containing:
- the yidD gene encoding membrane protein insertion efficiency factor YidD, encoding MKKFAIKFIAFYQKYISILLPKSCRYYPTCSQYAIWEFQTNSFFSAFFATFMRILRCNQLFKGGINYPIIRKKFNSCFIFQKSDTKNVNFWFIPCQNSKFYVVKVLDKLKEKN